The Bacteroides ovatus genomic interval TAGGCGCTTGGCTGGCGAACTGGAACTTCTGATGCAAAGGGATCGACTATATGTTAATCCCAATCTGAAAATAGCAGACTTGGCTGCAATATTGAATGTTTCCACTTATACATTATCCTATTTATTCAATCAATATTTGGATAAAAACTATTATGACTATTTGAATGACTATCGCATAGAGGAGTTTAAGCGTTTGGTTGATAAAGATGAATATTCTAAATATACGTTGACAGCTTTAGCCGAACTATGTGGTTTTAGTTCGCGTACTTCCTTCTTTCGTTATTTTAAAAAGGTTATTGGAATTACTCCGAATGAATATATTCGAAGTATCGGAAAGACCAATGAAGAATAATATACTTATGTACCTTTCATTTTAAACTTTAGATTGATAAATACCTCTTTAGAGTCTCAAATAATAAATTGAGACTCTATGAAATTGAGAGTTAACTGTCTGATAATTAGAATGTGTGTTGATCGCTTGCTCTCCGCCAATAGGACGGAATTTATCTCTTTCTTTTTGAATATCCGTTTTCATATTTACCTTCTATATTTGCCAACGTAATGATAAACAAAAATCTAAGCAATGGAAAATATAGATATGTCATCCGTACAGTTGATTACTGATTCTTATCAGAATTATCATCGTTCCGTTTACTTGTATATCTTATATAAGATAGGAAAAGATGAAGACGCGAAAGATCTGGCTCAAGATGTATTTTTACGTTTGATGGATTATAAGCAAATGTTGCGACCGGAAACAATAAAGTACTTTATTTTCTCTATTTGCCGGAATTTGGTTATTGATTATTTGCGTCGTCATTATAAAATGCAGGAAATTACATCCTATTTTTTAGATCAGCTTCCTACCTTTATTAATGAGGTAGAGAGCCAGATAATCGCTAATGATTTATCTGTGTGTGAGCAGAAGAGAGTTCTCCGGCTGCCTGCGCAACGAAGAAAGATTTATGTAATGAGTCGCTTCAAGCATATATCGTCAGCGGATATTTCCGCTTGTCTCGGATTATCTGTCCGTACTGTAGAAAATCATTTGTTTATCAGTCGGAAAGAAATCCGTGAATATATCCAACAGTGTATCTAATATTAGAATAAATAGTATAAATGTTAGTTTTAAATTTTATGTATATGAAAAAAAGTCTCTTCAGATTTTCATCGAGAAGGATTCTATTCTCCACGGTGATAGCCTCTGCTCTTATAGCAGGTGGCTCGCAGGCTGTCTTTGCAGATGCCGGGGAAGTGCAAGTCGTATTGCAGACTGGTACAATTAAAGGTAAAATCGTGGATTCCAATGGCGAGCCCGTTATCGGTGCTAATGTTATGGTAAAAGGCACCACCAATGGCTGTATGACTGACATTGACGGAAACTTCTCATTGAAAGATGCCAAAGGAACTTTGGTTATCTCATATATCGGTTACAAAACGGAAGAAGTTCAAGTGAAAGGCCATGAAACCAGTTTGAAGATTGTATTGAAAGAAGACTCTGAACTACTCCTGGAAGTTGTAGTGGTGGGATACGGCAGTATGAAGAAAGAGTCGTTGACAGGCTCGGTAACAGTGGTCGACCAAAAACTTTTTAAAGACAAAGGTACGGTATCCAATCCGCTTTCGGCCATGCAAGGTCAGGTGCCGGGTTTACGCATCACCCGCTCGTCGGCTGCTCCCGGTGAAGAGGGATGGGGTGTCTCAATCCGTGGTTCTGTATCGAAGAACAAGGTAGAACCTCTCTTGATTATTGACGGTGTACCTGCCAGTGGTGTGAGTGAGATAGCTCAACTCAATGCCGATGACATCGAAACCATTAACTTCCTGAAAGATGCTTCGGCTGCCATTTATGGTGCAAAAGCGGCAGGTGGTGTGATTTTGGTAACTACCAAACGTCCCGATGCCGGCAGAACCAAGGTGGAATATAGTGGTTCGGTTACACGTAAAATTGTGGGTTTGCAGCCCCGCATGATGAGTATGGACGAATGGACGGATGGTGTGCTCCAAGCCCGCTTGAATGACGGCTATGGCGAAGACGACAACTGGGTGCGCTATGCCCGTTTGGCTAAAGCGATGAAGGGGAGTTGGATTAATCTGCATGGTGGAAATAATCCCGATGAAGATCCCATTCCGGGAGGATTCCGCGGTGTGGCCGACTTTGTGTTTCATGATATGAACTGGACTGATGTGCTGTGGGGGAACGCTACTTCTACCCAACATAACCTCAGCATAAGCGGAGGTTCGGAGAAATCGACCTACCGGCTCTCGCTTGGTTATTTGAATGACCAAGGGACGCTGCAATGGGGGAACAACTCGAACGAACGCTATAACGTACGTTTATTCAACAGCTTCAAGATAAACGACCGTATCAGCTTGGAAAGCAATATGTCAGCCAGTCGTCAGCATCAGGTGGCTCCTACACAGATTGGTAGTATATTAGGCAGTAGCATACCGCAGCCAGGGTTACCGGTTTCGACCATCGATGGCAAACCGTATGCGTGGGGAGGCATTCATACTCCCAACTGGTCGGCCGAGTTGGGAGGTGACAACAAACTTGTAGTGACCACTATGAATGTGAACGAGATTTTGAAAGTGAACATATTGGATGGCCTTGATTTTCAAGGTACTTTGGGGTACTCAACGAACAATGCGGCCCGTGACGAACAGTATCTTTCAATTGATTGGTATCAATACGATGGCACACCGATTCAAAACGAGAACTCTCCCTATCCTGCAAAAGAAAAATCATCGTATACTAAAAGCTCTGCACGTACCGATAATTACACGGCATCAGCTTTTCTCACTTATAAGAAATTATTTGATGAGGCTCACGACATATCGCTTATGGGAGGTGTGCAATATGACTATGCCGCTTACGATTATAGCGGTACCAAAGCAATGGACGTGGAAGCGGCAATCGAATCGCTTAACGGTAAAGGACAAATCTACATAGACAAGGTAGACCGTTGGGAGGAAGCTATTCTCTCTTATTTCGGTCGCTTGAATTACAACTATAAGTCAAGATATATGGTAGAAGTGAATGCTCGCTACGACGGCTCTTCGAAATTCTTGCCCAAGAATCGCTGGAACTTCTTCTGGGGCGCATCAGCCGGATGGCGTATCACTGAAGAGAAATTCATGGAGAACTTGCGTGACTATGTGAATGAACTGAAACTACGTGCCTCATATGGTGAGGTAGGTAACCAAAATGGTATCGGACGCTATGACGGCATCCAACTTTACAACTACAAATCGAACAGCGGTGCTTTGTTGGGCAACTCGAAAGGAACCTATGTGGAATCTGCCGGACTGGTGAGCACTGTGCGTACTTGGGAACGTATTTACAACTATAACTTGGGTATTGACTTCGGATTCTTCAACAATCGCTTTACGGGTACGTTCGAGATCTTTAAAAAGAAAAACGATAATATGTTGGTTTCGCGTCTGCATCCCGGTGTTCTGGGCGGAACTGCTCCCAGTACGAATAGTGGTAAGTTTGAAGCCAATGGTTACGATGTTAGTTTGACTTGGCATGATAAGATAGGCAGTTTCAACTACCATGTTGGCGGTACGTTAACCTATATGACCAATAAACTCGTTGATGGAGGTAACATCGTGGTGAGCGCAGGTTATAACGAAGCTGTGAATGGCTATCCGCTCAATTCGGTATTTGGCTACCGCTATGTGGGCAAGGTACAAAACCAAGACCAACTGGACTATTACGTGGACAAATATGTGGGCAGCAACTCTATCGCCCTGCCTGCCAACTTGCGTTTGGGCGACCACATGTATGAAGATGTGAACAAAGACGGTAAACTGACACAAGATGACCTTGTATTTCTCGGTTCCGACGACCCCAAATATTCGTTCTCGTTTAATTTCGGATGCGAGTGGAAAGGATTCGATTTCAATACCGTATTCCAAGGTGTGGGCAAGCGTACCATCTATCGTGAAATCGACTCTTGGAAAGTGCCTTTCAAGGCTATTTGGCTGAACACTACCAACCAGTCGGTGGGTAATGTATGGAGTCCTGAAACTCCCAATAACCATTTTCCTACTTATTCAAACAGTAATGACATCAATAATTACAACTACATTCCCTCTACCTGGTCGGCCGATAACGGAGCTTACCTGCGTCTCAAAGAGATTGTACTTGGTTACACATTGCCAAAGGCATGGATGAATAAGAGCGGTTTCATCAGCAACTTGCGTATTTATGTATCGGGCGCCGATTTATGGGAAAAATCGTATATCACCGATGGTTGGGATCCCGAAGCCACCCGTAAGGTGGAAAACAAGCAACGCTATCCGTTTAACCGCACCGTGACTTTCGGTGTGAATGCCACATTCTAATTTTTATTCTTAATATTGAAGATAACAATGAAAAAAATAGTATATATTTTAGGAATTATTTGCGCCATGACCATGCAGTCGTGTTTAGACCTTGAGCCCAAGACGCAATTGGCGGATACCAACTATTGGAAGTCGCCCGAACACTTCAAACTTTTTGCCACCCAGTTCTATGGCTGGTCGGCCGACTTTCGATGGCTCGACGACAGTCAGCACGCCGATATTCGCTCGGATTTGTTTGCCGGCAGCACGGTGAACATCTATAGTAACGGAACGAACAGCATTCCGTCATCCGACAAGCATTATGCCGACAATTACAATCGTATTCGCCAAGTCAACACCTTGTTGCAACAGGCTGATGCGTATGAACAACAAGCCGACATTGCCATTTCAGTGGGGGAAGCCCGTTTCTTCCGTGCTTATTGTTACTTCGAGTTATTGCAGGCTTACGGTGACCTTATCATAGCCCGCACGCCGCTCGACATCGACTCGCCTGAGATGCAGAAGGCTCGCAATCCGCGTACCGAGGTGGCTGACTTCATCATTGACGACTTGAAAGAAGCCGCTAAACTATTGCCCGTTGATAAGGCTATCAGCAGCAGCGATGAAGGTCGCCTTTCCAGCGAAGCCGCTTTGGCGTTTCTTTCGCGTGTAGCCCTTTACGAAGGTACATGGGAGAAATTTCATAATGGCGGTCAAAATACCGAACGTACAAAAGATTTGCTCAATACCGCAGCACAGGCGGCTCATGATGTAATGGCGGGCGGAGCATTCGAGCTTTTTGCTCCTCAAGAATTGGGAACGGAAGCCTACAAGTATCTCTTTATCTTGGAGAATGAAAAGTCAAACCCTGCCAATATCAATAAAACAGGTAATAAAGAGTATATCTTTACCCGCCGCCACGACCCTGTTATCAATTCTATTGGTTTCAACATTACACAAGGGCGTTTGGGCAATGCCTTGTACGTTACTCGCAAAATGGCTAATATGTATCTGCAAAGCAATGGGTTACCCATCAATCCCCAAACGTGGAATTACACGAAAGTGGATGATGAATATAAAAATCGCGACAACCGCATGAACAATCAGCTTATGGTGCCCGGACAGACTTATTGGGGTACAAATGGCGGACGCATTGATTGGAGCGGCGATGCTGCCGAAATAGCCAATGCCTCGCATAGGAACTTCATGCCTCAAACCGGTACGGGCTACTTTCCCCACAAGTGGTGCAGCGAACGTGACGGAGTGCCCACCGGTATGGAAGCTTACGACTTCCCCGTCATCCGCTATGCCGAGGTGCTGCTGAACTATGCCGAAGCTGTGTTTGAACGCGATGGACAAATATCAGATGAAGACTTGGCTATCAGCTTGAACTTGACACGTAAACGCATTAACCCCGAAATGCCTGACTTGACTAACGACTTTGTCACGGCAAATAATTTGGATATGCGCACAGAGATTCGTCGTGAGCGTACCATCGAGTTTTTCGATGAGAATTTCCGCATTGATGATCTGAAGCGTTGGAAGACGGCCGAAGACGAAATGCCGATGAATCTCACCGGTGTGAAGTGGAAAGATACTGATTTTGAAAGCAGATGGCCCGATGCTTCTTTTAAAGACAAAGATGGTGAAGGCTGCATTATTCACGAAAAAGGACGCAACTGGCACGAAAAGCATTACTTGTTGCCGCTGCCCACTGACCAACTCAAGCTGAACTCCAACTTGAAACAAAATCCGGGTTGGAACCAATAATCCATTCATTATTCATTTATAAAGTAATCGAATTATGACATACAAAAACATACTTCAAAAGGGTGCATTTGCAACACTGTTGGCGGGTGCCTTGGTGGTGACCGTTTCGTGCAACGATGACGATGTATCCCCCGTTTTAGAAGAGAGAGTGCTCGTTAAGGAAATCAACCTTGAGGTGACTCCCGAACTGCCTCTGCTGATAGGCACTGATACTTTGATAAAATATACCGTAGGCCCGGATGAGGCTTTCAACAAAGAGGTGGTATGGAAATCGACTGTGCCCGATGTGGCTACCGTAGATGCCGAAGGACGCATCACTGCAGTGAAGGCCGGTAATACGGTCATTTCGGCCAAACCGGTTGTAGGCTATTCTGCCACTTCGACCATCAATGTGAAGGTGGTAAACGAAATCATTCACATCACTGATATCAGTCTTACTAATGAAGAGCTTGAAGTGTTTGTTACCTCGACTCTGCCGCTCATTTGGCAGACTACTCCGGTCGATCCCACTTACCCCGGAGTGATTTGGAAAAGCCTTACTCCCGATAAAGCCACCGTCAATGAAAAAGGCGAGGTGAAAGGTGTGGCCGAAGGAACGGCACGCATACAAGTCACCGCTACTGACGACAAACATTTCACAAAAGTGTTTGAGATTAAGGTGAAGCCTATTATTTATATCGAAAGTATGGAATTCGTGAAGGATACCGATAAGCTGGCTTTAGGCGAAACCTATACTCCGCAGATGAATGTAACGCCGGCAGACGCTACGCTGTCGTACATCGCATGGGAAAGCAGCAAGCCCGATGTTGTAGAGATTGACGAAAAAGGCCGGTTTGTGGCGAAGGCTTACGGCAATGCCGTGATTACTGCTTTGGCAGACTATGGCGACGGTAAACCTATCAAAGCTACGATGAGTATCAATGTGAGTGAGGGATTGATGAACGACCAATTTACCATTGAGAACATCTGGCAACCATTCGGCAATTTCAATCATCGAGAATTTGAATGGATGGAGAACGACGGAGTACTTCGCATATTACCCGGTGACGATAAGGCTTACAAGGCTGTGCGCATTTGTCGTACCGGAGGATTTGGGTTCAACGTAACCAACTATCCCATCTTGGCCTTTAAAGTGAAATTCCCCGAAAATGTGTTCGAAGCATCAACAAGCATAGAGTGGTATCTCGACATTTGGGGTGGAAGCGGCATTACCGTAGCCGGTAAATATGGCGAAGATACCGATAAAGGAAAAAACGCCATGACTGTGGCAGATTGTGGCGAATACAAAGTATTCTACGCCGACTTTACGAAGAAATTCCTCGGCAAGAATCAACAGTATATGCCTACTGCATTGACGAAGTACGACACGGTGGAACTTCAATTTTGGAAAATATGGTATGAAGCCAGCGAAACTGGCAGTATCTATGTGGATTGGGTGAAGACCTTCGAATCGGAACAGGAACTGAAAGATTTGATTAAAGCTGAAAAAGCCGAATAATGGTAGCCGACTTCTCAGAAACTGATTGAATAACAAAATGAATATTGAATATATGAAAAATTTGATTTATACCTTCGTGGGCAGCATGGCACTTGTGTTGCTGACCGGCTGTAGTGCTGAGTTCGAGAACGGAACTCCCGAACCATGGCAACGCGAAATCAACCCCAATGAAAATTATGAGTACACCATCAAGCACCCTTGTCTGGTGAACACCGAAGCCGATTTTGAACGTGCACGCCGTAAAGTGAATGAAGGCGCCGAACCTTGGATTAGTGGTTGGCAAAAATTGTGCGACAGCCGATTTGCCCAACTGAATTATAACTCAAATCCGCAAGAAGAAATTGTGCGCCACTCAAAAGGCGGAAACTTCAATACGGCTGCTTTTGATGCCGGTGCCGCTTATCAGTTGGCTTTACGCTGGAAAATTTCGGGAGATGAAGATTATGCGAAAGCGGCTATTAAAATTCTGAACGGATGGGCTAAAACTTGTAAAGGGGTGAACTATAAAACGTGGCCTGACGACAGCCATCGCCTGCTTGCTGCCGGATTTATCGGTTACCAGTTTGCTGCTCCCGCTGAACTGATGCGCGACTACGAAGGCTGGAAAACCGAGGATTTCGAAATCTTCAAGAAATGGATAGATAAAACTTTCTATCCTATCTGCGACGATTTCTTAGATAACCACTTTAACTCTTCAGCCATTGCAGGTTGGATGAGTTGGGATCTGCCCGCCATGCTCACCATTCTTTCTATCGGCGTGCTGAATGATGACGATGCTAAGATTAAACAAGCCCTGGAGTTTTTCTACCACGGAAAAGGTATGGGCTGTATCGAGTGGTCGGTGAGAGGTATGCACGAAGACCCGGAAGGAAAAGTGAAAGGCAGACATTTGGCACAGAGCCAGGAGATGGGACGCGACCAGGGGCACGCCACTCTCAATGTCGGTTTGCACGCTTACTTCTGCCGTACGGCTTATAACATGGGTATCGACCTTTTTGCCTACAACGACAACATTGTTCTCGACCTCTGCGAATATACGGCTAAGTATAACTTGACTTCGGCTGAAGATGTAGAAATGCCTTTCGAACCTTACTATCACCCCAAATATGGTTGGCACGAGAAGGTGTCGGCCGAGGCTAAGGGGCGTGCCCGTCCGGGATGGGAACTCCTCTACAACCATTATGCCAAGGTGAAAGGTATGAATGCACCCTATTCTCAAGCCTTTGCCGAAAAGGAACGCCCCGAAGGATATGGTGAGCGTGGAACTGCTGAAGCCGGCGATTTGGGATTTGGGACATTATTATATACTGAAGAATAACTTTTGAGTTTTCCGGCTGATTTCAAGGAGTTAAGAGGTTAGACTTCTTAACTCCTTGATACTACTCTGTGAAACCTTCACAACTCTTTCCTTATGATAAATAGATTATTTCCTACCTTATTATTCTTTATCTGCTTCTTTTATAGTTTGCCTCAAACGGCAAAGGCGCAAAACAACGAGTGGGAAAATCCCGCCAAATATGAGTGGAACAAAGAGAGGCCACATGCTGACTTTCGTCTCTACGAACAGGCAGAGGATGCAGTGAACGACAAACCCCGAAAATCGTCTTGGCAACATTCGTTGAATGGTGTGTGGAAGTTTATCTATGCCCCTACTATAGCAGCGAGCATAAAAGATTTTTATCGGATAGATTTACCCGACAGTAATTGGGATACAATAACAGTTCCTTCTAACTGGGAAATCCAAGGATTCGGTGAACCGATAATCCGCAACATTCAGTATGTATTTTCATCCAATCCACCTTATATTGACGTAGACAATCCTGTGGGTACCTATCGGCGCACATTTACGGTTCCTCGAAACTGGCAGGAGCGCGAAGTATTTCTGCACTTCGGCTCCATTAGCGGCTATGCCCGCATTTATGTGAACGGGCAGCAAGTCGGAATGACCAAAGCTTCCAAAACACCGGCTGAATTTAATGTGACGAACTATCTGAAAGAAGGAGAAAATTTACTGGCAGTACAGATTTATCGCTGGCATGATGGCAGCTATATGGAAGACCAGGATTTTTGGCGACTGACCGGGATTGAACGTGATGTATTCTTGCAAGCTTACCCTAAACTGACTATTTGGGATTTTTTCTTAAAATCAAGTTTGGATAGTACATATAAGAATGGTATATTCAATGCTACCGTAGATTTGCGTGAATTTACAGGTAATAATGTAAAAAAAGGAACACTCAAACTGGAATTATTGGATAAAACCGGCAAAATAGTTTTGTCACAACAAAAGAAATTTGACATAGAAGATGAGTTTACCCAATTAGCTTTTTCGGGCGTCATTAAGAATGTATCCAAATGGAATGCTGAAAAGCCATCTCTTTATGATTGTGTCATCACACTTTGGGATGATAAAAACAAGCAGCTTGCAGTTACTGCCTGTAAGACCGGTTTCAGAAAGATAGAAATAAAGAATGCTCGATTATTGGTGAATGGTGTTCCGACTTATATAAAAGGCGTGAACCGTCATGAGCATAATGACAGCTTGGGGCACGTCCAAACTCGCGAAATTATGATGAATGACCTGAAATTGATAAAACAACTGAATATGAATGCTGTTCGTACCAGTCATTATCCCAATCATCCGTTGTTTTATAAATTATGTGACCAATATGGCATTTACATTATAGATGAAGCCAATATTGAAACCCACGGAATGGGCTCAGTTCCTTATTTCAAAGATACCATTCCGCATCCTGCTTATCGTTCCGAATGGTATGCGGCTCATGTAGACCGTATCACCCGTATGGTGGAAAGAGATAAAAATCATCCGTGCGTCATAGGCTGGTCGTTAGGGAATGAATGTGGTAATGGAATCGTATTCCATGATGAATATAAACGTCTGAAAGAATATGACCCAAGTCGTTTTGTGCAATTCGAACAGGCTTGGGAGGACTGGAATACAGATATTGTATGTCCGATGTATCCCAATATGTGGAAAATAACGGAATATGCCAAGTCCGGTAAACAGCGCCCCTTTATCATGTGTGAGTATGCCCATGCCCAGGGGAATAGTAATGGTAACTTCAAAGACCTTTGGGATGTTATTTATGACAGTCCAAATTTGCAAGGTGGTTTTATTTGGGACTTTATGGATCAAGGGTTTAAAATGAAGACAGAACCGGGAGACGGACGCATCTACTGGACGTACAATGGAAAAATGGGAAGTTATAAATGGCTGGAAGATAGGAAAGGGGAATTAAATACAGGAACCGACGGCTTAATTTCTGCTAATGGCATTCCCAAACCACAAGCGTATGAAGTAAAGAAAGTCTATCAGTACATTCAGTTTAACGCGAAAGATTTGAGTAAAGGGATTGTTT includes:
- a CDS encoding sigma-70 family RNA polymerase sigma factor; the encoded protein is MENIDMSSVQLITDSYQNYHRSVYLYILYKIGKDEDAKDLAQDVFLRLMDYKQMLRPETIKYFIFSICRNLVIDYLRRHYKMQEITSYFLDQLPTFINEVESQIIANDLSVCEQKRVLRLPAQRRKIYVMSRFKHISSADISACLGLSVRTVENHLFISRKEIREYIQQCI
- a CDS encoding SusC/RagA family TonB-linked outer membrane protein, with protein sequence MKKSLFRFSSRRILFSTVIASALIAGGSQAVFADAGEVQVVLQTGTIKGKIVDSNGEPVIGANVMVKGTTNGCMTDIDGNFSLKDAKGTLVISYIGYKTEEVQVKGHETSLKIVLKEDSELLLEVVVVGYGSMKKESLTGSVTVVDQKLFKDKGTVSNPLSAMQGQVPGLRITRSSAAPGEEGWGVSIRGSVSKNKVEPLLIIDGVPASGVSEIAQLNADDIETINFLKDASAAIYGAKAAGGVILVTTKRPDAGRTKVEYSGSVTRKIVGLQPRMMSMDEWTDGVLQARLNDGYGEDDNWVRYARLAKAMKGSWINLHGGNNPDEDPIPGGFRGVADFVFHDMNWTDVLWGNATSTQHNLSISGGSEKSTYRLSLGYLNDQGTLQWGNNSNERYNVRLFNSFKINDRISLESNMSASRQHQVAPTQIGSILGSSIPQPGLPVSTIDGKPYAWGGIHTPNWSAELGGDNKLVVTTMNVNEILKVNILDGLDFQGTLGYSTNNAARDEQYLSIDWYQYDGTPIQNENSPYPAKEKSSYTKSSARTDNYTASAFLTYKKLFDEAHDISLMGGVQYDYAAYDYSGTKAMDVEAAIESLNGKGQIYIDKVDRWEEAILSYFGRLNYNYKSRYMVEVNARYDGSSKFLPKNRWNFFWGASAGWRITEEKFMENLRDYVNELKLRASYGEVGNQNGIGRYDGIQLYNYKSNSGALLGNSKGTYVESAGLVSTVRTWERIYNYNLGIDFGFFNNRFTGTFEIFKKKNDNMLVSRLHPGVLGGTAPSTNSGKFEANGYDVSLTWHDKIGSFNYHVGGTLTYMTNKLVDGGNIVVSAGYNEAVNGYPLNSVFGYRYVGKVQNQDQLDYYVDKYVGSNSIALPANLRLGDHMYEDVNKDGKLTQDDLVFLGSDDPKYSFSFNFGCEWKGFDFNTVFQGVGKRTIYREIDSWKVPFKAIWLNTTNQSVGNVWSPETPNNHFPTYSNSNDINNYNYIPSTWSADNGAYLRLKEIVLGYTLPKAWMNKSGFISNLRIYVSGADLWEKSYITDGWDPEATRKVENKQRYPFNRTVTFGVNATF
- a CDS encoding RagB/SusD family nutrient uptake outer membrane protein — its product is MKKIVYILGIICAMTMQSCLDLEPKTQLADTNYWKSPEHFKLFATQFYGWSADFRWLDDSQHADIRSDLFAGSTVNIYSNGTNSIPSSDKHYADNYNRIRQVNTLLQQADAYEQQADIAISVGEARFFRAYCYFELLQAYGDLIIARTPLDIDSPEMQKARNPRTEVADFIIDDLKEAAKLLPVDKAISSSDEGRLSSEAALAFLSRVALYEGTWEKFHNGGQNTERTKDLLNTAAQAAHDVMAGGAFELFAPQELGTEAYKYLFILENEKSNPANINKTGNKEYIFTRRHDPVINSIGFNITQGRLGNALYVTRKMANMYLQSNGLPINPQTWNYTKVDDEYKNRDNRMNNQLMVPGQTYWGTNGGRIDWSGDAAEIANASHRNFMPQTGTGYFPHKWCSERDGVPTGMEAYDFPVIRYAEVLLNYAEAVFERDGQISDEDLAISLNLTRKRINPEMPDLTNDFVTANNLDMRTEIRRERTIEFFDENFRIDDLKRWKTAEDEMPMNLTGVKWKDTDFESRWPDASFKDKDGEGCIIHEKGRNWHEKHYLLPLPTDQLKLNSNLKQNPGWNQ
- a CDS encoding Ig-like domain-containing protein, which codes for MTYKNILQKGAFATLLAGALVVTVSCNDDDVSPVLEERVLVKEINLEVTPELPLLIGTDTLIKYTVGPDEAFNKEVVWKSTVPDVATVDAEGRITAVKAGNTVISAKPVVGYSATSTINVKVVNEIIHITDISLTNEELEVFVTSTLPLIWQTTPVDPTYPGVIWKSLTPDKATVNEKGEVKGVAEGTARIQVTATDDKHFTKVFEIKVKPIIYIESMEFVKDTDKLALGETYTPQMNVTPADATLSYIAWESSKPDVVEIDEKGRFVAKAYGNAVITALADYGDGKPIKATMSINVSEGLMNDQFTIENIWQPFGNFNHREFEWMENDGVLRILPGDDKAYKAVRICRTGGFGFNVTNYPILAFKVKFPENVFEASTSIEWYLDIWGGSGITVAGKYGEDTDKGKNAMTVADCGEYKVFYADFTKKFLGKNQQYMPTALTKYDTVELQFWKIWYEASETGSIYVDWVKTFESEQELKDLIKAEKAE
- a CDS encoding alginate lyase family protein, which gives rise to MKNLIYTFVGSMALVLLTGCSAEFENGTPEPWQREINPNENYEYTIKHPCLVNTEADFERARRKVNEGAEPWISGWQKLCDSRFAQLNYNSNPQEEIVRHSKGGNFNTAAFDAGAAYQLALRWKISGDEDYAKAAIKILNGWAKTCKGVNYKTWPDDSHRLLAAGFIGYQFAAPAELMRDYEGWKTEDFEIFKKWIDKTFYPICDDFLDNHFNSSAIAGWMSWDLPAMLTILSIGVLNDDDAKIKQALEFFYHGKGMGCIEWSVRGMHEDPEGKVKGRHLAQSQEMGRDQGHATLNVGLHAYFCRTAYNMGIDLFAYNDNIVLDLCEYTAKYNLTSAEDVEMPFEPYYHPKYGWHEKVSAEAKGRARPGWELLYNHYAKVKGMNAPYSQAFAEKERPEGYGERGTAEAGDLGFGTLLYTEE
- a CDS encoding glycoside hydrolase family 2 TIM barrel-domain containing protein, producing MINRLFPTLLFFICFFYSLPQTAKAQNNEWENPAKYEWNKERPHADFRLYEQAEDAVNDKPRKSSWQHSLNGVWKFIYAPTIAASIKDFYRIDLPDSNWDTITVPSNWEIQGFGEPIIRNIQYVFSSNPPYIDVDNPVGTYRRTFTVPRNWQEREVFLHFGSISGYARIYVNGQQVGMTKASKTPAEFNVTNYLKEGENLLAVQIYRWHDGSYMEDQDFWRLTGIERDVFLQAYPKLTIWDFFLKSSLDSTYKNGIFNATVDLREFTGNNVKKGTLKLELLDKTGKIVLSQQKKFDIEDEFTQLAFSGVIKNVSKWNAEKPSLYDCVITLWDDKNKQLAVTACKTGFRKIEIKNARLLVNGVPTYIKGVNRHEHNDSLGHVQTREIMMNDLKLIKQLNMNAVRTSHYPNHPLFYKLCDQYGIYIIDEANIETHGMGSVPYFKDTIPHPAYRSEWYAAHVDRITRMVERDKNHPCVIGWSLGNECGNGIVFHDEYKRLKEYDPSRFVQFEQAWEDWNTDIVCPMYPNMWKITEYAKSGKQRPFIMCEYAHAQGNSNGNFKDLWDVIYDSPNLQGGFIWDFMDQGFKMKTEPGDGRIYWTYNGKMGSYKWLEDRKGELNTGTDGLISANGIPKPQAYEVKKVYQYIQFNAKDLSKGIVSIRNRYDFTNLNEYAFTWEVYKNGEKFSTGNFNVELKPHAEKEVRLNLPVIPEDGNEYFLNLYAYTKVATDLIPVHYEVAKEQIKLNRGSFFASLSACSGKLSYETKDNVLSFQSDAVSGKIDLKKGVLFNYSINGKQPIKQYPEPAFWRAPVDNDFGNKMPWLAGVWRTAHVNRYVKNVVIEEKNEKELSIKIDWILSDIQVPYTIEYLIRNNASIIVTGSIDLTGTRLPELPRFGMRMELQQPYENLTYYGRGPFENYIDRYSSSFIGRYEDKVDNQFYWYIRPQETGNKTDVRWLALLNSEGEGVKITGLQPIAFSALHFSPEDLDPGLTRKLQHTIDIVPQKNIFLHVDLKQCGLGGDNSWGMYPHNKYRLLDKKYVYSYMIELID